Proteins from a single region of Dysosmobacter acutus:
- a CDS encoding PrgI family protein → MEIKINKEIRAYRETLFFGLSVRQFICSVLAVGAAVGLYFGLNHVLDRETVSWVCIVGAAPVAAAGFFQYNGLTLEKFLWAWLKSEVIMAGKRVWKAENYYEEAMKREVKKH, encoded by the coding sequence TTGGAAATCAAAATCAACAAGGAAATTCGCGCGTACCGTGAAACGCTCTTTTTCGGACTGTCCGTTCGGCAATTCATCTGCTCTGTTTTGGCGGTGGGCGCTGCGGTGGGGCTGTACTTTGGCCTAAACCATGTGCTGGATCGGGAAACGGTAAGCTGGGTGTGCATTGTCGGCGCGGCTCCCGTGGCCGCTGCGGGCTTTTTTCAGTACAACGGCCTGACACTTGAAAAGTTTTTGTGGGCGTGGCTGAAATCCGAGGTCATTATGGCAGGCAAGCGTGTCTGGAAAGCGGAAAACTACTATGAAGAAGCGATGAAACGCGAGGTGAAGAAACATTGA
- a CDS encoding class D sortase, whose translation MKKYLTTLLAACCMLAAFSMPASALEYHFDGPDAGLFGRPTSDDTIYVTMDKPANTDRSKNAAYIPPAFGSPTSYTLNAGELLTPNLVSGSATGTVSGTGGVTVLPPSASSSTAGGNTGSYTPVKYTAVTKDLYYSGGYLGTLKIPTLGLSVKVYQGTDADALRKGAGHFAGTSIWEGNVAIAGHNRGVNNHFGKIHTLDIGDTIKLTTQLGTRSYEVYSVSKIGVDDTSVLNDSTENIITLVTCVKNQPDYRWCVQAREK comes from the coding sequence ATGAAAAAATATCTGACCACGCTGCTGGCCGCCTGCTGTATGCTGGCGGCTTTTTCCATGCCTGCATCGGCACTGGAGTATCACTTTGACGGCCCGGACGCAGGACTGTTTGGACGCCCCACCTCGGACGATACCATTTATGTCACGATGGATAAGCCTGCAAACACCGACCGCAGCAAAAACGCCGCCTATATCCCACCCGCTTTTGGCTCGCCTACCTCTTATACGCTGAATGCCGGAGAGCTGCTGACGCCAAACCTTGTGAGCGGTTCGGCCACGGGAACGGTCAGCGGCACAGGTGGTGTGACCGTCCTGCCGCCCTCCGCTTCCAGCAGCACCGCTGGTGGAAATACCGGCTCCTACACGCCGGTGAAGTACACCGCGGTCACAAAAGACCTCTATTACAGCGGCGGCTACCTCGGTACGCTGAAAATCCCCACCCTCGGTCTGTCTGTCAAGGTGTATCAGGGGACGGATGCAGATGCGCTCCGCAAGGGTGCGGGGCATTTTGCCGGCACCTCCATTTGGGAGGGCAATGTGGCCATCGCCGGACACAACCGCGGCGTCAACAATCACTTTGGCAAAATTCACACCCTTGACATTGGCGACACCATCAAGCTGACCACCCAGCTCGGCACACGCAGCTATGAGGTGTACTCTGTCAGTAAAATCGGCGTGGACGATACCAGCGTTCTAAATGACAGCACGGAGAACATCATCACCCTTGTCACCTGCGTGAAGAATCAGCCGGATTACCGCTGGTGTGTGCAGGCACGAGAAAAATGA
- a CDS encoding TrbC/VirB2 family protein has translation MNKQKNNGMMKPDKWKRRYWTAAGAAALCLCCVTPAMAAGGDPLDIVNNLSDFIFSIIKALGVIILGWGIVQVGMSIQSHDASQRTQGFLCLFGGLMIAFAKEILTAIGAI, from the coding sequence ATGAACAAACAGAAGAACAACGGCATGATGAAGCCTGACAAGTGGAAGCGGCGTTATTGGACGGCGGCTGGGGCTGCTGCCCTCTGCCTCTGCTGCGTCACGCCCGCGATGGCGGCGGGCGGCGATCCGCTGGACATTGTAAACAATCTTTCGGATTTTATCTTCAGCATCATCAAGGCGCTGGGCGTTATTATTCTCGGCTGGGGCATCGTGCAGGTGGGTATGTCGATTCAATCCCACGATGCCAGCCAGAGAACGCAGGGCTTCCTCTGCCTCTTTGGTGGATTAATGATCGCCTTTGCAAAGGAAATTCTGACCGCCATCGGCGCGATCTAA
- a CDS encoding VirD4-like conjugal transfer protein, CD1115 family: protein MRQNDFRSAASVWAALSPLVLWLAAIAAYAYEDGMNLFQWMGRFSQVLERPFAIGWTAHTPKFMLVSLIIYAFGIALYYSGRENRRPGEEYGSAKWGNPKELNRKYMDHRHKDANIILTQRVRLGMDGYITQRNMNILVIGGSGSGKTRYFCKPGLYSANCSYLVTDPKGELLKAAGGLLLSLGYEVRVFNLIDPEQSDCYNPFVYVREEKDVLSLIDNLIKNTTPRNASSNDPFWEKAEVALDSALMLYLIHEAPQDEQNFETMIYMMNFADVREEDEQYRSPLDMLFRALEEEQPAHVAVKQYKVFKQAAGKTAKSILVTAAVRLAAFNIPQYAAMTSMDEMDFGSLGERKRAIFCVIPVNDSSMNYLVGMLYTQCFQELYRRADLKYNGRLPVPVRVIQDEWANVAQPESYPKILATCRSYNIGLNIIVQNVQQIKALYEKEHESIIGNCDTLLFLGGGNEPASLEFIVKLLGRETLATRTRGLTKGRNGSSTTNYQQTGRDLMTIDEVRKLDTNKAILFIRGENPVIDRKYNLKRHPNIKLTSDGKAKPYIHKPQGVPDYALPDLPYAFKSLDDYEFINMEENEHEQTEEQRHDEA from the coding sequence TTGCGGCAGAATGACTTTCGCAGCGCCGCCTCTGTGTGGGCGGCGCTCTCCCCGTTGGTCCTCTGGCTGGCGGCAATTGCCGCCTATGCCTACGAGGACGGTATGAACCTCTTTCAATGGATGGGGCGTTTCAGCCAAGTGCTGGAGCGCCCCTTTGCCATCGGCTGGACGGCGCATACACCAAAATTTATGCTGGTGAGCCTGATTATCTATGCGTTCGGTATCGCGCTTTATTATTCCGGCAGAGAAAACCGCAGACCGGGCGAGGAATACGGCAGCGCTAAATGGGGCAATCCCAAGGAACTGAACCGGAAGTATATGGATCACCGGCATAAGGACGCCAACATCATTCTGACCCAGCGCGTCCGGCTGGGCATGGACGGCTATATCACCCAGCGCAACATGAACATCCTGGTCATTGGCGGCTCCGGCAGCGGCAAGACCCGCTACTTTTGTAAACCGGGCCTATATTCGGCTAATTGCTCCTATTTGGTCACCGATCCCAAAGGGGAACTGCTGAAGGCAGCGGGGGGCCTGCTTCTGTCTCTCGGCTATGAAGTGCGGGTATTCAATCTCATCGACCCCGAACAGTCCGACTGCTACAATCCCTTCGTCTATGTGCGGGAGGAAAAGGATGTGCTGTCCCTCATCGACAATCTTATCAAAAACACTACGCCCCGTAACGCCTCCAGCAATGACCCCTTCTGGGAAAAGGCTGAGGTTGCGCTGGATTCCGCACTCATGCTCTACCTCATCCATGAAGCGCCACAGGATGAGCAGAACTTTGAGACCATGATCTACATGATGAATTTTGCCGATGTGCGGGAGGAGGACGAGCAGTACCGCAGTCCGCTGGATATGCTGTTCCGGGCCTTGGAGGAGGAGCAGCCCGCCCACGTTGCGGTAAAGCAATATAAGGTTTTCAAGCAAGCTGCCGGCAAGACCGCAAAATCCATTCTTGTGACGGCTGCCGTCCGGCTGGCGGCCTTCAATATTCCGCAGTACGCCGCCATGACCTCAATGGACGAGATGGACTTCGGCAGTCTCGGTGAGCGCAAACGCGCCATCTTCTGCGTCATCCCCGTCAACGACAGCAGCATGAACTACCTTGTTGGTATGCTCTATACCCAATGCTTTCAGGAGCTTTACCGCCGTGCGGACCTGAAATACAACGGACGGCTGCCCGTCCCCGTGCGCGTCATTCAGGACGAATGGGCGAATGTGGCCCAGCCGGAGAGCTATCCAAAGATCCTCGCTACCTGCCGCAGCTACAACATCGGACTGAACATCATCGTGCAGAATGTGCAGCAGATCAAGGCGCTGTATGAAAAGGAACACGAAAGCATCATTGGCAACTGCGATACGCTGCTGTTCCTTGGCGGCGGCAACGAGCCGGCCTCACTGGAGTTTATCGTAAAGCTGCTGGGCAGGGAGACGCTGGCCACCCGCACACGGGGACTGACCAAGGGGCGGAACGGCTCCAGCACCACGAACTACCAACAGACGGGCCGTGACCTGATGACCATTGATGAAGTGCGAAAATTGGACACCAATAAAGCGATTTTATTCATCCGCGGCGAGAACCCGGTGATCGACCGAAAATATAACCTTAAGCGCCATCCCAACATCAAATTGACCTCGGACGGCAAGGCAAAGCCATACATCCACAAGCCGCAGGGCGTGCCGGATTACGCACTGCCTGACCTGCCCTATGCGTTCAAATCACTGGACGATTACGAATTTATCAACATGGAGGAAAACGAACATGAACAAACAGAAGAACAACGGCATGATGAAGCCTGA
- a CDS encoding stalk domain-containing protein yields the protein MKRGSFAAGFLTCLLLAGITTTAYAAGIMAERSTHRIYVNGREVQMEAYVINGNNYVKLRDIGKAVGFEVYWDSDNGCVQVESGKPYTGTAPQQTAAAPTDGSRYVPKVGDVIRCDDGTDYTITDVSRWDKNAFSSAPLGELPTATCDWSKLPQPEMPRAEARHFISGGQDYLFQRNLYETRRMLYTLYNAIGDNPETWQNGQPVKFPSGNDKVKINLTIPAEVTPQSFWPWRSEQITELFNSCPPGTYSMEAWDVYKNGVFQYTEYSIYVS from the coding sequence ATGAAGCGAGGAAGTTTTGCAGCCGGTTTTCTTACCTGCCTGCTGTTGGCTGGCATCACTACCACGGCGTATGCTGCCGGGATCATGGCCGAGCGCAGCACCCATCGCATCTATGTCAATGGGCGGGAAGTGCAGATGGAAGCCTATGTCATCAACGGCAACAACTATGTGAAGCTGCGGGACATTGGCAAGGCTGTTGGTTTCGAGGTTTATTGGGACAGCGACAACGGCTGTGTGCAGGTGGAAAGCGGAAAGCCCTACACCGGAACCGCACCCCAGCAGACCGCCGCAGCCCCCACAGACGGTTCTCGGTATGTTCCCAAGGTGGGTGATGTGATCCGCTGCGACGACGGGACCGACTACACCATCACCGATGTGTCCCGCTGGGATAAAAACGCTTTTTCCAGCGCACCGCTGGGAGAGCTGCCCACCGCCACCTGTGACTGGAGCAAGCTGCCCCAGCCGGAAATGCCGAGAGCGGAAGCGCGCCACTTTATCAGCGGCGGGCAGGACTACCTGTTCCAGCGCAACCTCTATGAAACGCGCCGGATGCTCTACACCTTGTATAATGCCATCGGGGACAACCCCGAAACATGGCAGAATGGCCAGCCGGTGAAATTCCCCAGCGGAAATGACAAGGTGAAGATCAACCTGACCATTCCCGCAGAGGTAACGCCGCAGAGCTTTTGGCCGTGGCGCTCGGAGCAAATCACGGAGCTGTTCAACTCCTGCCCTCCGGGGACTTACTCCATGGAGGCATGGGATGTCTACAAAAACGGCGTATTCCAGTACACGGAGTACAGCATCTATGTGAGCTGA
- a CDS encoding helix-turn-helix domain-containing protein, which yields MIKFDKLWVVMEQKGVTTYALREKGGIDSKTIRRLRNNENMETKTLDKLCKALDCKLEDIAEYIAD from the coding sequence ATGATTAAATTCGACAAACTATGGGTGGTTATGGAGCAGAAGGGTGTCACTACCTACGCCCTTCGAGAAAAGGGCGGCATTGACAGCAAGACCATTCGGCGGCTCAGAAATAACGAGAACATGGAGACAAAAACCTTAGACAAGTTGTGTAAGGCGTTAGATTGCAAATTGGAAGATATTGCGGAGTATATCGCAGATTGA
- a CDS encoding SpaA isopeptide-forming pilin-related protein: MKKRLISMLLLVVMVLGMLPATALAASSEEEALGEVNIYNGEQKLSYLSINGRIRELIYTYFNYVDSNGRTKEIPAYCVNPNTKGVPQTVAPGESIKYLAKEKGSDPKVMGIIANGYPTRGLSELKLENKYHAYYATKMALWCYLLPNWNINNLKVNPNLTGTELQRAQAILAAAKDIYVRGTAWSKVYSPRVTATADRDTAYAVTVNGQQYKQQVFTVHSDTWVCNYAIRVSFSDPASVPAGARIVDMNNKDITTITTSGTGDGYGGKFKVLYPAAAVAGKTGSVQLSFTTDVYKYAVFYAVCAEQNKYGQLQNYMCDTDPTVTMRLSTYSNYSDGEKTEEPDTGLKIIKLENGTDTPLSGAVFEVVDPNGATIGTFATGSDGTVTIPLTLAGSYTVYERVAPLNHLISDTPAQNIKVEYGKVAELTCWNEPYGTLRIEKLSNTGAHLPGAMVQVKHIESGVTYTAETNFAGYAIFDNIKPGAYEIKEITAPSGWLKDDATYTASVATGETTTFSLVNKELPGLRIIKYDRKNMVAMPNVTFEIFRDSVSLGKFKTDEFGEILLTDAAPGTYRAVEVDTGSDGHILNTTPQEVELTAGDGIKELLFFNDVKPGMRLIKVDSTDPSKVIPNAVFEIKSVAGDYGPKEFTTDQNGEIDLSKLPTGAYVVTEKSCEGYIIDQAQRIIQLDPNEDAQFVFTNTIKPSLQIIKTSADGSRLKNVHFRIAKIEDGTHYLDRTTNEQGEILIADLEPGVYSVKETATDSSHILDLREYHMELFAGRTSTLTIENQKRPNLTVYKHDADTGEPIANTVFEVRAADGHSVDQIKTDSEGKAELRNLLPGVYEISEKSVPSPYLLDAPSQLATLYPNRDHTVYFENHQKPNLTVKKVDSVTGDPLQGAKFQVIYASNNTGSGEINDLGTFYTDEHGQFQLTGLRDGWYKVTELEPPTGYAVKETTQEVYIQSGTSKVLTFENIPLSALVVWKYDSVTGEAVQGAVFQVKYLTGTSGTGGTVIGTYKTSANGSFTVTGLKEGTYIVEELASDSNHVIDTAPQTAYISGKQQDVVQLYFGNSPKGALLVKKIDSVTHKPLSDVEFFVTTADGSVVGDANGKYITDSAGTFTITDITPGTTLVVKETRARDGYVLDDTPQTATIKAGQTVTLEFRNAPKGSLIIVKKDAVTGKTLQGVAFTVTTSSGQFVADAEGQISSNGLYYTDENGKIILSGLAPDTYVVTETATIPGYVLDSTPQTVVVNPNDTQTLTFTNEPIGGLIVIKSDEDSGKRISGVQFEVRKMNGEIIGAYTTDSDGVIYLPEAESGWYTVTELKAASGYLLDTTPHRIEVKDGQTATLEITNHKSSRILLHKVDKATGKGISGAVFLLYDSNHNPIGEYVTDQDGYIYADEGLTDGRYYLREIKAAPGYVLDPELKTIYVRYGSTTEIEWSNTAECGQIQIIKKSADDNATNGLPAGTLLEGAVFEIYDKAGNVVDTIKSDRNGRAVSKALPLSRYTVREIKAPANYSINPTVMTAYLEHEGQIATFEVQDSSVSTGISIKKTGPVQAVPGQPIRYVFSDIKNTSSVALESFYWRDQLPAQVTLSKIVTGSYNQPLSYKVVYKTNLYGDYRTLADNLSTSKVYVLDARPAVLGLAANERVTEVMFVFGNVKAGFAQVETPYIYATARSGLANNFGIVNVADVGGLYNGQWIQAVSRWLTTVYTKTTVKLPKTGY, from the coding sequence ATGAAAAAACGATTGATCTCCATGCTGCTGTTGGTGGTCATGGTGCTGGGAATGCTCCCGGCCACGGCCCTTGCCGCCAGCAGCGAGGAGGAAGCCCTGGGCGAAGTCAATATTTACAACGGAGAGCAGAAACTCTCCTATCTCTCCATCAATGGCCGCATCCGTGAGCTGATCTATACCTATTTTAATTATGTGGACAGCAACGGCAGGACGAAGGAGATTCCCGCGTACTGCGTCAACCCCAACACCAAGGGTGTACCGCAGACCGTGGCCCCCGGCGAGAGTATCAAGTATCTCGCAAAGGAAAAGGGCAGCGATCCAAAGGTCATGGGTATCATCGCCAACGGGTATCCCACCCGCGGCCTTTCGGAGCTGAAGCTGGAAAACAAATATCACGCCTACTACGCGACAAAAATGGCGCTGTGGTGCTATCTGCTTCCCAACTGGAACATCAACAACCTGAAGGTCAATCCCAACCTGACCGGCACAGAATTGCAGCGGGCGCAGGCCATTCTCGCCGCAGCCAAGGACATCTATGTGCGCGGCACCGCGTGGAGCAAGGTGTACTCGCCCCGCGTCACTGCCACAGCTGACCGTGATACCGCTTATGCTGTTACCGTCAATGGACAGCAGTATAAACAGCAGGTGTTCACCGTCCATTCTGACACATGGGTATGCAACTATGCCATCCGTGTCAGCTTCTCTGATCCCGCCTCCGTCCCCGCGGGAGCGCGCATTGTGGACATGAACAACAAGGATATTACCACCATCACCACCTCCGGCACCGGGGATGGCTACGGCGGTAAATTCAAGGTGCTGTACCCTGCCGCTGCGGTGGCGGGCAAGACCGGCAGCGTCCAGCTTTCTTTTACCACCGATGTTTATAAGTATGCTGTGTTTTACGCTGTGTGCGCAGAGCAGAACAAGTACGGCCAGCTTCAGAACTATATGTGCGACACCGACCCCACCGTTACCATGCGGCTGTCCACATACAGCAATTACAGCGACGGTGAGAAAACCGAAGAACCCGACACCGGCCTAAAAATCATCAAGCTGGAGAACGGCACGGATACGCCGCTGAGCGGAGCGGTCTTTGAGGTGGTCGATCCCAATGGAGCGACCATTGGCACTTTTGCTACCGGCTCGGACGGCACCGTGACCATTCCGCTGACGCTGGCGGGCAGCTACACCGTGTATGAGCGCGTGGCCCCACTGAACCATCTTATCAGCGATACTCCCGCGCAGAACATCAAGGTGGAGTATGGCAAGGTGGCGGAGCTGACCTGCTGGAACGAGCCTTACGGCACGCTCCGCATTGAAAAGCTGTCCAACACCGGCGCACACCTGCCCGGAGCCATGGTACAGGTCAAGCACATTGAGAGCGGCGTGACCTACACCGCCGAAACCAATTTTGCGGGCTATGCCATCTTTGACAACATCAAGCCCGGTGCTTACGAGATCAAGGAGATCACCGCCCCCTCCGGCTGGCTGAAGGACGATGCCACCTATACGGCTTCCGTGGCCACCGGCGAAACCACGACCTTTTCTCTCGTGAACAAAGAGCTGCCCGGTCTGCGGATCATCAAATATGACCGCAAGAACATGGTTGCCATGCCCAATGTCACCTTCGAGATTTTCCGTGACAGCGTTTCTCTCGGCAAATTTAAGACGGACGAGTTTGGCGAAATCCTCCTGACCGATGCTGCCCCCGGCACCTACCGCGCCGTGGAGGTGGACACCGGCAGCGATGGCCACATCCTCAACACCACGCCGCAGGAGGTGGAGCTGACCGCAGGGGACGGCATCAAGGAACTGCTGTTCTTCAACGATGTAAAGCCCGGTATGCGGCTCATCAAGGTAGACAGCACCGACCCCAGCAAGGTCATTCCCAACGCAGTTTTTGAAATTAAGTCCGTGGCTGGGGATTACGGCCCCAAGGAGTTTACCACCGACCAGAACGGCGAAATTGACCTTTCCAAGCTGCCCACCGGCGCGTATGTGGTGACGGAAAAATCCTGTGAGGGCTATATCATCGACCAAGCGCAGCGTATTATTCAGCTTGACCCCAACGAGGACGCACAGTTTGTTTTCACCAACACCATCAAGCCTTCGTTGCAGATCATCAAGACCAGCGCAGACGGTAGCCGCCTGAAAAATGTTCATTTCCGTATAGCCAAGATCGAGGACGGGACGCATTATCTCGACCGCACCACCAATGAACAGGGCGAGATTCTGATTGCCGATTTGGAACCCGGTGTTTACTCCGTCAAGGAAACCGCCACGGATTCCTCGCATATCCTCGACCTGCGTGAGTATCATATGGAGCTGTTCGCAGGCCGAACCAGCACCCTGACCATCGAGAATCAGAAACGCCCCAACCTGACCGTCTACAAGCACGATGCCGACACTGGTGAGCCGATTGCCAACACCGTGTTTGAAGTCCGGGCGGCAGACGGCCATAGCGTCGATCAGATCAAGACGGACAGCGAGGGCAAGGCGGAGCTGAGGAACCTGCTCCCCGGCGTGTACGAAATCTCGGAAAAATCCGTGCCGTCCCCCTATCTGCTGGATGCGCCCTCTCAGCTTGCCACCCTCTACCCTAATCGTGACCACACCGTTTACTTTGAGAATCACCAGAAGCCCAACCTGACGGTGAAAAAGGTGGACAGCGTGACGGGAGATCCCTTGCAGGGGGCAAAATTCCAAGTAATCTACGCCAGCAACAATACCGGCAGCGGCGAGATCAACGACCTTGGCACTTTCTATACCGACGAGCATGGTCAGTTCCAGCTCACCGGTCTGCGTGATGGCTGGTACAAGGTGACGGAGCTGGAGCCGCCCACGGGGTACGCCGTCAAGGAGACCACGCAGGAGGTCTATATCCAGTCTGGCACTTCCAAAGTGCTGACTTTTGAGAATATCCCTCTGTCTGCGCTGGTGGTGTGGAAGTATGATTCTGTCACCGGCGAAGCGGTGCAGGGCGCTGTGTTTCAGGTGAAGTATCTGACCGGCACCTCCGGCACAGGCGGTACGGTCATCGGCACCTACAAGACTTCCGCCAATGGCAGCTTCACCGTGACGGGGCTGAAGGAAGGCACTTATATCGTCGAAGAGCTTGCCAGTGACAGCAATCATGTGATCGACACCGCACCGCAGACGGCGTACATCAGCGGCAAGCAGCAGGATGTGGTGCAGCTCTATTTTGGCAACAGTCCCAAGGGGGCATTGTTGGTGAAGAAGATCGACAGCGTGACCCACAAGCCCCTTTCTGATGTTGAGTTTTTCGTGACCACAGCGGACGGCAGCGTGGTGGGCGACGCCAACGGCAAATATATCACTGACAGCGCAGGTACTTTCACGATTACGGACATCACTCCCGGCACAACGCTGGTGGTGAAGGAAACCCGCGCAAGGGACGGCTATGTGCTGGACGATACGCCGCAGACGGCCACCATCAAGGCGGGCCAGACGGTTACGCTGGAGTTCCGCAACGCGCCGAAAGGCTCTCTCATCATTGTAAAAAAGGATGCTGTGACCGGCAAGACGCTGCAAGGCGTGGCTTTTACCGTCACTACTTCCTCCGGCCAGTTTGTCGCGGACGCTGAGGGACAGATCAGCTCCAACGGCCTCTATTACACCGACGAGAACGGAAAAATCATTCTCTCCGGGCTGGCTCCTGATACCTATGTGGTAACGGAAACCGCAACGATCCCCGGCTATGTACTGGACAGCACCCCTCAGACCGTGGTGGTCAATCCCAACGACACGCAGACGCTTACCTTTACCAACGAACCCATTGGCGGCCTTATCGTTATCAAGAGCGATGAGGACAGCGGAAAGCGCATCTCCGGCGTTCAGTTCGAAGTCCGCAAGATGAATGGTGAGATCATCGGTGCCTATACAACGGACAGCGATGGCGTCATCTATCTCCCCGAAGCTGAAAGCGGCTGGTACACCGTGACGGAGCTGAAGGCTGCGTCCGGCTACCTGCTGGATACTACACCGCACCGTATTGAAGTCAAGGACGGTCAGACGGCCACGCTGGAGATCACCAACCACAAATCCTCCCGCATTTTGCTCCACAAGGTAGATAAGGCTACCGGCAAGGGCATTTCCGGCGCGGTGTTTCTGCTTTACGACAGCAATCACAATCCCATTGGGGAATATGTGACCGATCAGGACGGTTACATCTACGCCGACGAGGGACTGACCGATGGCCGCTATTATCTGCGTGAGATCAAAGCCGCCCCCGGTTATGTGCTTGATCCTGAACTGAAAACGATCTATGTCCGCTACGGCTCGACCACAGAAATCGAGTGGAGTAATACCGCGGAGTGCGGTCAGATCCAGATCATCAAGAAATCCGCAGACGATAACGCCACCAATGGCCTGCCTGCGGGGACGCTGCTGGAGGGCGCAGTGTTTGAGATCTACGACAAGGCGGGCAATGTGGTGGACACCATCAAGTCCGACCGCAACGGACGCGCCGTCTCCAAAGCGCTGCCGCTGTCCCGCTATACCGTCCGCGAGATCAAAGCGCCTGCGAATTACTCCATCAACCCCACAGTGATGACCGCCTATCTTGAGCATGAGGGGCAGATCGCCACCTTTGAGGTGCAGGACAGCAGTGTTTCCACCGGCATTTCCATTAAGAAAACAGGTCCCGTGCAGGCCGTTCCCGGTCAGCCCATCCGCTATGTGTTTTCCGACATCAAGAACACTTCCAGCGTCGCTCTGGAGTCCTTCTACTGGCGTGATCAGCTTCCCGCGCAGGTGACGCTGAGCAAAATCGTCACCGGCAGCTACAATCAGCCGCTTTCCTACAAGGTGGTCTATAAGACCAACCTCTACGGGGACTACCGCACTTTGGCGGATAATCTCTCCACCAGCAAGGTTTACGTATTGGACGCCCGCCCCGCTGTCCTCGGCCTTGCCGCCAATGAGCGTGTTACCGAAGTCATGTTCGTGTTCGGAAATGTAAAGGCGGGCTTTGCACAGGTAGAAACGCCTTATATCTACGCCACTGCCCGCAGCGGTCTTGCCAACAACTTCGGCATTGTGAATGTGGCGGATGTGGGTGGCCTTTACAACGGGCAGTGGATTCAGGCAGTGTCCCGCTGGCTCACTACCGTCTACACCAAAACAACGGTGAAGCTGCCCAAAACGGGGTACTAA